A portion of the Cellulophaga algicola DSM 14237 genome contains these proteins:
- a CDS encoding succinate dehydrogenase/fumarate reductase iron-sulfur subunit, whose translation MNLTLKIWRQKNAQAKGKMVDYKVTEISEHMSFLEMMDVLNEQLINKGEEPVAFDHDCREGICGMCSMFINGEAHGPDRGVTTCQLHMRMFKDGDTITIEPFRAKAFPVLKDLIVDRSSFDRIQHAGGYISVNTSGNTQDANATLISKHAADEAMDAATCIGCGACVASCKNASAMLFVGAKVSQYALLPQGQVEATDRVKNMVAQMDLEGFGNCTNTGACEVECPKGISLENIARMNRELLKANI comes from the coding sequence ATGAATCTGACATTAAAAATTTGGAGACAAAAAAATGCTCAAGCAAAGGGCAAAATGGTCGATTACAAAGTGACAGAGATATCTGAACACATGTCTTTCTTAGAAATGATGGATGTTTTAAACGAACAACTAATCAATAAAGGTGAAGAGCCTGTTGCTTTTGATCATGATTGTCGTGAAGGTATCTGTGGAATGTGTTCTATGTTTATTAATGGCGAAGCTCACGGACCAGATAGAGGTGTTACCACTTGCCAATTACATATGCGTATGTTTAAAGATGGTGATACAATAACAATTGAGCCATTTAGAGCAAAAGCTTTTCCTGTATTAAAAGATTTAATAGTTGACAGAAGTTCTTTTGACCGTATCCAGCATGCTGGTGGATACATTTCTGTAAATACTTCAGGAAATACGCAAGATGCAAACGCAACACTAATTTCTAAGCACGCAGCAGATGAAGCGATGGATGCTGCTACCTGTATTGGTTGTGGTGCCTGTGTAGCAAGTTGTAAAAATGCTTCTGCAATGCTTTTTGTTGGCGCAAAAGTATCTCAATATGCACTATTACCACAAGGTCAAGTAGAAGCTACGGATCGTGTTAAAAACATGGTTGCACAAATGGACTTAGAAGGTTTTGGAAACTGTACAAATACTGGAGCCTGCGAGGTTGAGTGTCCTAAAGGAATTTCTTTAGAAAACATTGCTCGTATGAACAGAGAATTATTAAAAGCAAACATCTAA
- a CDS encoding cupin domain-containing protein, which produces MKLTKTTALPELGVSHDPEIKKKVFIGKGEIPQLMMYGSAMFTPGQLVELHKHDTMFEVFYIQSGKAEFTVNTKKFIVEKGDCITIEPGEIHAQSNPFDENVTWTYFGIATD; this is translated from the coding sequence ATGAAATTAACAAAAACAACCGCACTACCAGAACTTGGGGTCTCTCATGATCCCGAAATCAAAAAGAAAGTTTTCATAGGCAAAGGAGAAATACCCCAGCTTATGATGTATGGTAGTGCTATGTTTACGCCAGGGCAGTTAGTAGAATTACATAAACATGACACCATGTTTGAAGTATTTTACATTCAAAGTGGCAAAGCAGAATTTACTGTAAATACTAAAAAATTTATCGTAGAAAAAGGAGACTGTATCACTATTGAACCTGGTGAAATTCATGCACAAAGCAATCCTTTTGATGAAAATGTAACGTGGACTTACTTTGGTATCGCAACCGACTAA
- a CDS encoding IS1182 family transposase, whose product MLLQQQKIQLSAYSDLYDLIVPKDNLLRKINELIDFSFIYDELASKYCSNNGRNAESPVRMFKYLLLKTIYTVSDVDVVDRSRFDMSFKYFLEMTPKEDVINPSSLTKFRKLRLKDTDLLNLLIGKTVAIAIEKGIVRSKSIIVDATHTLSKSNPFSAVQVLKERSRILRRAIYAVDQDWKERMPKKNEDDDLQNEITYCKELEKVIGSDPTLGLIPAVKEKLNLLKETVADTQDNYIVSTDKDARTGHKSADSSFFGYKTHIAMTEERIITAAVVTSGEKGDGPELPELLKISQENGIKVDTIIGDGAYSGKENLKLTSLQGIKVVAKLNPSITQGFRKDQDKFDYNKDADMFVCPAGHMAIRKAKQGRKNVGENQVLTFYFDVEKCKTCPLKDGCYKPGAKTKSYSVSIKSNLHQEQIIFQETDYYKDKAKHRYKIEAKNGELKNVHGYGRATAYGIEKMQMQGAIAIFTVNLKRILKLGM is encoded by the coding sequence ATGTTATTACAGCAACAAAAAATTCAATTGAGTGCGTATTCCGATCTATATGACTTAATAGTTCCTAAGGACAATCTCCTAAGAAAAATCAATGAATTAATTGATTTTTCTTTTATTTACGATGAACTGGCAAGTAAATATTGTTCGAACAATGGACGTAATGCAGAGAGTCCGGTTCGTATGTTCAAGTATTTATTATTGAAAACAATCTATACTGTTTCGGACGTTGATGTTGTTGATCGTTCCAGATTTGATATGTCTTTTAAATACTTCCTTGAAATGACTCCCAAAGAAGATGTGATCAACCCTAGTTCATTGACAAAATTCAGGAAGTTACGTTTAAAGGATACCGATCTATTGAATCTTTTGATAGGCAAAACAGTTGCTATTGCTATTGAAAAAGGAATTGTTCGTTCAAAATCGATTATCGTTGATGCTACGCACACCTTATCAAAATCAAATCCATTTTCCGCTGTCCAAGTTTTAAAAGAACGCTCAAGAATACTTCGCAGGGCAATTTATGCCGTGGATCAAGATTGGAAAGAACGTATGCCCAAGAAAAATGAGGATGACGATCTACAAAATGAAATCACGTATTGTAAAGAACTTGAAAAAGTAATCGGGTCCGACCCAACATTGGGTCTAATACCTGCGGTCAAGGAGAAACTGAACCTATTAAAGGAAACGGTCGCGGATACTCAAGACAATTATATTGTTTCAACAGATAAAGATGCTAGGACGGGACACAAATCGGCCGATAGTTCCTTCTTTGGTTACAAGACCCATATTGCAATGACCGAGGAACGTATAATTACGGCAGCGGTCGTTACTTCGGGAGAAAAAGGAGATGGCCCAGAATTACCCGAACTCTTAAAAATCAGTCAAGAAAATGGAATTAAGGTAGATACCATTATTGGTGATGGAGCTTACTCAGGAAAAGAAAACCTTAAATTAACTTCACTACAGGGTATAAAAGTAGTAGCCAAGTTAAATCCTTCGATTACACAGGGGTTTAGAAAAGACCAGGACAAGTTTGATTATAATAAGGACGCTGATATGTTTGTGTGCCCAGCGGGTCATATGGCGATACGAAAAGCAAAACAAGGAAGAAAAAATGTTGGTGAAAACCAAGTACTCACCTTTTATTTTGATGTTGAAAAATGTAAGACCTGTCCTTTAAAAGACGGATGTTATAAACCCGGGGCAAAAACCAAAAGCTATTCGGTCTCCATAAAGTCAAATCTTCACCAAGAACAAATAATCTTTCAAGAAACCGATTATTACAAAGACAAAGCAAAACATAGATATAAAATAGAAGCTAAGAACGGTGAACTAAAAAATGTACATGGATATGGACGGGCTACTGCATATGGTATTGAGAAGATGCAAATGCAAGGTGCAATCGCAATATTTACCGTAAACTTGAAAAGAATACTCAAATTAGGAATGTAA
- a CDS encoding succinate dehydrogenase cytochrome b subunit: protein MSGFFKSSIGRKYAMALSAFFLMFFLLQHFAINILSVFSPDAFNEASHFMGTFWAVQYLLQPILIFGVMYHFIMGFILEIKNRNARVAKYAKNNGAANSSWMSRNMIYSGLAILAFLVLHFIDFWLPEISTKYIQGDMSGLLADGEGFRYYEELTHKFVNPLRVGAYVIAFVFLSLHLMHGFSSAFQSAGVSSMRKEKLQIFGKVYAIVIPLGFIVIALFHHFNH, encoded by the coding sequence ATGAGCGGATTTTTCAAATCTTCGATTGGTAGAAAGTATGCCATGGCACTTTCTGCTTTCTTTTTAATGTTTTTTCTACTTCAGCATTTTGCAATTAATATTTTATCGGTTTTTAGTCCAGATGCTTTCAATGAAGCATCGCATTTTATGGGCACATTTTGGGCGGTACAATACTTATTGCAACCAATTTTAATTTTTGGAGTGATGTACCATTTTATTATGGGTTTCATTTTAGAGATTAAAAACAGGAATGCTAGAGTAGCAAAATATGCTAAAAACAATGGAGCAGCTAATTCTAGCTGGATGAGTAGAAACATGATTTATAGCGGATTGGCTATTTTAGCCTTTTTAGTGCTTCACTTTATTGATTTCTGGCTACCAGAAATTAGTACTAAATATATTCAAGGCGATATGTCGGGATTATTAGCAGATGGTGAAGGCTTCCGTTACTATGAAGAACTAACACATAAATTTGTAAATCCTTTAAGGGTTGGCGCTTATGTTATTGCATTTGTATTTTTATCGCTCCACCTTATGCACGGTTTCAGTTCTGCATTTCAATCTGCAGGTGTTTCGTCTATGAGAAAAGAGAAATTACAAATTTTTGGTAAAGTGTACGCTATTGTAATTCCTTTAGGATTCATAGTAATCGCCCTTTTTCATCATTTTAATCATTAA
- a CDS encoding DUF2721 domain-containing protein, translated as MDLTLGIPALLFPAISLTMLAYNARYLAIAALIRQLHQKYQETGSSSVSLQVKKLSKRLTIIKNMQASAILSFLLAVITMSLIYVQLDFWANLVFGISLLALMLSLILSFIEVQLSTKALSIQLKDLE; from the coding sequence ATGGATTTAACTTTAGGTATACCAGCTTTACTTTTCCCCGCAATTTCGTTGACTATGTTGGCGTATAATGCTCGTTATTTAGCCATCGCAGCTTTAATTAGGCAGTTGCATCAAAAATATCAAGAAACTGGATCATCATCGGTAAGTTTGCAAGTGAAAAAATTGAGCAAGCGTTTAACTATCATCAAAAACATGCAGGCATCTGCTATTTTGAGCTTTTTACTCGCAGTAATTACCATGTCTTTAATTTATGTACAACTCGATTTTTGGGCAAATTTAGTTTTTGGCATTAGCCTTTTAGCTTTGATGCTTTCTTTGATTTTATCTTTTATTGAAGTACAGCTTTCTACCAAGGCACTGTCCATTCAGTTAAAAGATTTGGAGTGA
- a CDS encoding OmpA family protein translates to MKKFIISFALLFYCGLHAQKSDNTSTTLAQNNHVPIEEVTVEMLNSIRDEKIKKETPNNSKLVQKADNFFNKMWYAEAAEIYEIILSDESNYSFDLLKKAGDAYYYNTNMEKAYKWYDILYNDYKSSMTADNYFRYAHALKGNGRYSKAKRLMRLYNKIEGKEENIAGSDNSAVFDKIVNAKDRFEIKNVTINSKYSDFSPMFYDQDKVVFASSLDSSVFVTRKYKWNDQPFLDLYVSKINEESADLKNAIKFSKKINSKYHEASVTFSPDNETMYFTRNNYGKKLKRDKNGVNHLKIYKSVKIGADWTEPKELPFNSDSYSTGHPALSPDGKLLYFVSDMPGSMGASDIFVVDVLEDGAYSTPRNLGPEINTEKREMFPFITDKKLYFSSDGHVGLGGLDVFEATFDVDGFQEVKNVGKPVNSNKDDFSYIVSEKSQKGYFASNRAGGKGDDDIYSFERLTVEEVNNTAIAGVVTELVTGDVMPKALVVLLDENNIKLKEIESADDGSFVFEDLEGDKKYTIKTNRKEYFEELKEVMTTLNDTEIVEVSLKKLKELIVVEDGIRKLKTDMIYFNFDKSFIREDASKELNKLVEVMSEYPEMVIKIESHTDSRGASDYNRYLSDKRAKSSRDYIISQGIDADRIESAIGYGEDRLLNDCDGSVKCTREKHELNRRSEFIIVKM, encoded by the coding sequence ATGAAAAAATTTATTATATCATTTGCACTACTATTTTATTGTGGACTGCATGCGCAGAAAAGTGATAATACTTCAACTACTCTAGCACAGAATAACCATGTGCCTATAGAAGAAGTTACTGTTGAAATGCTTAATTCTATAAGGGATGAAAAAATTAAGAAGGAAACTCCAAACAACAGTAAATTAGTACAGAAAGCAGATAATTTTTTCAATAAAATGTGGTATGCAGAGGCTGCTGAAATTTATGAAATAATATTATCAGATGAAAGTAATTACTCTTTTGATCTTTTAAAAAAAGCAGGTGATGCCTATTATTACAATACCAACATGGAAAAGGCCTACAAATGGTATGACATTTTGTATAATGATTATAAAAGTAGCATGACTGCTGACAATTATTTTAGATATGCACATGCTTTAAAAGGGAATGGAAGATATAGTAAAGCAAAACGTTTAATGCGTTTATATAATAAAATTGAAGGAAAAGAAGAAAACATTGCTGGCTCAGATAATTCTGCAGTTTTTGATAAAATTGTAAATGCAAAAGATCGGTTTGAAATTAAAAATGTTACAATAAACTCTAAATATTCTGACTTTTCTCCTATGTTTTATGATCAAGATAAAGTGGTATTTGCTTCATCTTTGGATTCATCTGTTTTTGTAACTAGGAAATACAAATGGAATGATCAGCCTTTTTTAGACCTTTATGTTTCTAAGATTAACGAAGAATCTGCGGATCTAAAAAATGCGATTAAATTTTCAAAAAAGATCAACTCTAAATATCACGAGGCTTCTGTTACTTTCTCGCCAGATAATGAGACCATGTATTTTACAAGAAATAACTATGGGAAAAAATTAAAGCGTGATAAGAATGGTGTAAATCATTTAAAAATATATAAATCTGTTAAAATTGGTGCTGATTGGACGGAACCAAAAGAATTGCCTTTTAATAGTGATAGTTATTCTACGGGCCATCCAGCCTTAAGTCCTGATGGCAAGTTATTGTATTTTGTGTCTGATATGCCTGGTAGTATGGGTGCTTCAGATATTTTTGTTGTAGATGTTTTAGAAGATGGTGCATATTCTACCCCTAGAAATTTAGGTCCAGAAATTAATACGGAAAAAAGAGAAATGTTCCCATTTATCACCGATAAGAAATTATATTTCTCTTCAGACGGACATGTAGGTCTTGGTGGTTTAGATGTTTTTGAAGCTACTTTTGATGTAGATGGCTTTCAAGAGGTTAAAAATGTTGGGAAACCCGTAAATAGTAATAAGGATGATTTTTCTTATATCGTAAGTGAAAAAAGTCAGAAGGGTTATTTTGCATCAAACCGTGCTGGTGGTAAAGGTGATGATGATATTTATTCTTTTGAGCGTTTAACAGTTGAAGAGGTTAATAATACTGCAATTGCGGGTGTTGTTACAGAGTTGGTAACAGGAGATGTAATGCCCAAAGCTCTGGTAGTATTGTTGGATGAGAATAACATCAAGCTAAAAGAAATAGAATCTGCTGATGATGGTAGTTTTGTATTTGAGGATTTAGAAGGCGATAAGAAATATACGATCAAGACCAACAGAAAAGAATATTTTGAAGAGCTTAAAGAGGTTATGACGACACTTAATGATACAGAGATCGTAGAGGTGTCCTTGAAAAAATTAAAGGAGCTTATTGTTGTAGAAGATGGGATAAGAAAACTTAAAACAGATATGATTTATTTCAATTTTGATAAGTCCTTTATTCGGGAGGATGCATCAAAAGAATTGAATAAATTAGTAGAAGTAATGTCAGAATACCCAGAAATGGTTATAAAAATTGAATCTCATACGGATAGTAGAGGGGCAAGTGATTATAATAGGTATTTATCTGATAAGCGAGCTAAATCTTCTAGAGATTATATAATATCGCAAGGTATTGATGCAGATCGCATAGAGAGTGCAATTGGGTACGGTGAGGATAGATTATTAAATGATTGTGATGGTAGTGTTAAATGTACACGTGAGAAGCATGAGTTAAACAGACGTTCAGAATTTATAATAGTAAAAATGTAA
- a CDS encoding VPS10 domain-containing protein, with translation MNKFLGLPLLLSATFIFAQNSPSSSEDVLNALHQKEQLTNSSIVKNIPFTNVGPTVMSGRVVDVDVNPQNPTEFYVGYASGGVWHTKNNGTTFTPILDNAPTQNVGDIAVDWNNGIIWVGTGENNASRSSYAGIGILKSTDQGKTWENVGLLDAQHIGRILINPNDADDVIVGATGHLYSDNEERGIYKTTDGGKSWKKTLFINAATGVIDVAVAPNNFNIMYAATWEKNRKAWDFSGNGNGSGIYKSKDAGATWKKITTPESGFPTGKGVGRIGLAVFDENTVYAVHDNQFRREKSGSLKKSEGLTKEDFKTMSADDLLKTEDKKLNEYLKTNGFQEKYRADNVKQLVRSGSVKPIDLAKYLEDANSMLFDTPVIGAEVYRSNDGGTTWKKQNENYIDDLFYSYGYYFAQINVDPSNVNKIYLAGVPIIKSDDGGKTYTSINGDNVHADHHALWVNPKMPGHLINGNDGGINISYDDGANWIKSNTPAVGQFYAINVDNEKPYNIYGGLQDNGVWKGAHTAKENVEWHQSGDYPWKSIMGGDGMQVQIDSRNANIVYTGFQFGNYFRLDLENKKQDYIQPKHELGETPYRFNWQTPILLSSHNQDILYLGGNKLHRSLNQGTDWETISTDLTNGGKEGNVAFGTLTTLSESPFKFGLIYTGSDDGLVYMSQNGGGSWDNIANSLPKNLWVTRVLASKYKKERVYVTLNGYRSDDFEAYIYVSDDFGKTWQDIANNIPSSPVNVIIEDPENENLLFVGTDNGLYASFNRGESWEVFQNDIPNVAIHDLVIQAEAKHLIVGTHGRSIYKADISSLQKMTPEMLAKDIYVFLPENITHSSKWGSSWSSWGKPQTPGLDLNFFTKNSGTLEATIFANNGIEVSTTTLQTDKGLNILSYDLAFSKSGKSAYLKKVKTELKEATNGKTYLPKGNYTIKLVGKGIKETVAFEIE, from the coding sequence ATGAACAAATTTCTAGGCTTACCCCTATTACTTTCTGCTACATTTATCTTTGCTCAGAATTCACCTTCAAGCTCAGAAGATGTATTAAATGCGTTACACCAAAAAGAACAATTAACAAATAGTTCTATTGTAAAAAACATTCCTTTTACTAATGTAGGACCTACTGTAATGAGTGGCCGCGTAGTAGATGTTGATGTAAACCCACAAAATCCAACAGAATTTTATGTCGGTTATGCCTCTGGAGGGGTTTGGCATACCAAGAATAATGGTACCACTTTTACCCCTATTTTAGACAATGCTCCTACTCAGAATGTAGGGGATATTGCTGTAGATTGGAATAACGGCATTATCTGGGTGGGTACTGGAGAAAATAACGCTTCTAGATCTTCTTATGCCGGTATTGGTATTTTAAAATCTACAGATCAGGGAAAAACATGGGAAAATGTTGGCTTATTAGATGCTCAACATATTGGTAGAATATTGATAAATCCTAACGATGCAGACGATGTAATTGTTGGCGCTACTGGTCATTTGTATTCTGACAATGAAGAACGCGGAATTTACAAAACAACAGATGGTGGTAAATCATGGAAAAAGACCTTATTTATTAATGCAGCCACAGGCGTTATTGATGTTGCTGTTGCCCCTAATAATTTTAACATCATGTATGCAGCAACCTGGGAAAAAAATAGAAAAGCTTGGGATTTTTCTGGGAATGGCAATGGTTCAGGAATATATAAAAGTAAGGACGCAGGTGCTACTTGGAAAAAAATAACTACGCCAGAAAGCGGCTTTCCTACAGGTAAAGGTGTCGGAAGAATTGGTTTAGCTGTTTTTGATGAAAACACAGTATATGCGGTTCACGACAATCAATTTAGAAGAGAGAAATCAGGATCTTTAAAAAAATCAGAAGGATTAACAAAAGAAGATTTTAAAACAATGTCTGCTGATGACCTTTTAAAGACAGAAGACAAAAAACTAAATGAATACCTAAAAACCAATGGATTTCAAGAAAAATACCGCGCAGACAATGTAAAACAATTGGTAAGAAGCGGGAGCGTTAAACCAATAGATTTAGCCAAATATTTAGAAGATGCCAATTCTATGCTTTTTGATACTCCAGTAATTGGTGCTGAAGTCTACAGAAGTAACGACGGTGGTACTACCTGGAAAAAACAAAATGAAAACTATATAGATGATTTGTTTTATAGCTACGGCTATTATTTTGCTCAAATAAATGTAGACCCTAGTAATGTAAATAAGATTTATTTAGCTGGTGTACCTATTATTAAATCTGATGATGGCGGAAAAACTTATACTTCTATAAATGGTGATAATGTTCATGCAGATCATCATGCCCTATGGGTAAATCCTAAAATGCCTGGTCATTTAATCAATGGAAATGATGGTGGTATTAACATCTCATACGATGATGGTGCTAATTGGATTAAAAGCAATACACCTGCAGTAGGCCAATTCTATGCCATTAATGTAGATAATGAAAAACCTTACAACATCTATGGTGGCCTTCAAGATAATGGTGTTTGGAAAGGTGCACATACAGCAAAAGAGAATGTAGAATGGCATCAAAGCGGAGACTACCCTTGGAAATCCATTATGGGTGGCGATGGTATGCAGGTTCAAATAGACAGTCGCAATGCAAATATTGTATACACAGGTTTTCAGTTTGGAAACTATTTTCGTTTAGATTTAGAAAACAAAAAGCAAGATTATATTCAGCCTAAACATGAATTAGGAGAAACACCCTATCGTTTTAATTGGCAAACTCCTATTTTACTATCCTCTCATAACCAAGATATACTTTACTTGGGAGGTAATAAATTACATAGATCTCTAAATCAAGGAACAGATTGGGAAACAATCTCTACGGATTTAACAAACGGCGGAAAAGAAGGAAATGTAGCTTTCGGGACATTAACTACGCTATCAGAGTCTCCTTTTAAATTTGGATTAATCTATACCGGTAGTGATGATGGCTTGGTGTACATGTCACAAAATGGTGGCGGCAGCTGGGACAACATCGCTAACTCCTTACCAAAAAACCTTTGGGTTACACGAGTTTTAGCTTCTAAATATAAAAAGGAACGCGTATACGTTACGCTAAATGGCTATAGAAGCGATGATTTTGAAGCTTATATTTATGTAAGTGATGATTTTGGGAAAACATGGCAAGACATCGCCAATAACATTCCTTCTTCTCCGGTAAATGTTATTATAGAAGATCCTGAAAACGAAAATTTATTATTTGTAGGAACCGATAATGGATTATACGCATCTTTTAATAGAGGAGAATCTTGGGAGGTTTTCCAAAATGATATCCCAAATGTTGCCATACATGATTTAGTCATACAGGCCGAAGCAAAACATTTAATTGTGGGTACTCACGGCCGCAGTATTTACAAGGCAGATATTAGCAGTTTACAAAAAATGACTCCTGAAATGTTAGCAAAAGATATTTATGTTTTTCTACCAGAGAACATAACGCATTCTTCTAAATGGGGATCTTCTTGGAGCTCATGGGGTAAACCGCAAACACCTGGGTTAGACCTGAATTTTTTCACAAAAAATTCAGGAACACTAGAGGCCACAATATTCGCAAACAATGGCATTGAAGTAAGCACAACAACACTACAGACAGATAAAGGGCTTAATATATTATCCTACGATTTAGCGTTTTCTAAATCAGGAAAATCGGCATATCTAAAGAAAGTAAAAACAGAATTAAAAGAAGCTACTAATGGTAAAACGTACTTGCCAAAAGGGAACTACACCATCAAATTAGTAGGAAAAGGTATTAAAGAAACCGTCGCTTTTGAAATTGAATAG
- a CDS encoding fumarate reductase/succinate dehydrogenase flavoprotein subunit has translation MSVLDSKVPKGSLKDKWIDYKNHIDLVNPANKRNIDVIVVGTGLAGGSAAATLAELGYNVKTFCYQDSPRRAHSIAAQGGINAAKNYQGDGDSTYRLFYDTVKGGDYRSREANVYRLAEVSANIIDQCVAQGVPFARDYGGQLDNRSFGGVLVSRTFYAKGQTGQQLLLGAYSAMNRQIARGKITPFNRHEMLDVVKVNGKARGIIARDLVTGKIERHSAHAVVIASGGYGNVYFLSTNAMGSNATAAWKIHKKGAFFANPCYTQIHPTCIPRSGDYQSKLTLMSESLRNDGRIWVPKSLEDVKAIRDGSKKPTDLSEDQRDYYLERRYPAFGNLVPRDVASRAAKERCDAGYGVNATGEAVYLDFATAIQRYGIEQAKIHNIENASADKLYDLGAAIVKEKYGNLFQMYEKIVDQDPYKTPMMIYPAVHYTMGGVWVDYNLMTTVEGLYCIGEANFSDHGANRLGASALMQGLADGYFVLPYTIGDYLSHEIRTGKIPTNTPEFDEAEKSVTDKIDFFINNKGEHSVDYYHKKLGKIMWDKCGMSRNAEGLKEAMVEIKALREDFYKNVSVPGTSNELNAELEKAGRVADFLELGELFAKDALEREESCGGHFREESVELDGEQQGEAKRNDKDFAFVSAWEFKGEPSDAVLHKEQLEFKEIELKQRSYK, from the coding sequence ATGTCTGTATTAGACTCAAAAGTACCAAAAGGTTCATTAAAGGATAAATGGATCGATTATAAAAATCATATCGATTTAGTTAACCCTGCAAACAAACGTAATATTGATGTTATTGTTGTTGGTACAGGTTTAGCTGGTGGTTCTGCCGCTGCTACTTTAGCAGAGCTTGGCTATAACGTTAAAACATTTTGTTATCAAGATTCTCCACGTAGAGCGCACTCAATTGCCGCTCAAGGAGGTATTAATGCAGCAAAAAATTATCAAGGTGATGGTGATTCTACCTACCGCTTGTTTTACGATACGGTAAAAGGTGGTGATTACCGATCTCGTGAAGCTAACGTTTACAGATTAGCAGAAGTATCTGCAAATATTATTGACCAATGTGTTGCACAAGGGGTGCCGTTTGCACGTGATTATGGCGGACAATTAGACAACCGTTCTTTCGGTGGTGTTTTGGTTTCTCGTACTTTTTATGCAAAAGGACAAACAGGGCAACAATTATTATTAGGTGCCTATTCTGCAATGAACAGACAAATTGCTCGTGGTAAAATTACCCCGTTCAACCGTCATGAAATGTTAGATGTTGTAAAGGTTAATGGTAAAGCGAGAGGTATTATTGCTCGCGATTTAGTTACAGGAAAAATAGAACGCCACTCTGCACATGCGGTTGTTATTGCTTCTGGCGGATACGGAAATGTATATTTCTTATCTACAAATGCAATGGGATCTAATGCTACTGCAGCTTGGAAAATACATAAAAAAGGAGCCTTTTTTGCGAATCCTTGCTATACTCAAATTCACCCAACGTGTATTCCACGTTCTGGAGATTATCAATCTAAATTAACCTTAATGTCCGAGTCATTGCGTAATGATGGCCGTATTTGGGTTCCTAAGAGTTTAGAAGATGTAAAAGCAATCCGTGACGGTAGCAAAAAACCTACAGATTTATCTGAAGACCAAAGAGATTATTACTTAGAACGTCGTTATCCTGCGTTTGGTAACTTGGTACCACGTGATGTGGCGTCAAGAGCCGCTAAAGAACGTTGTGATGCTGGTTACGGAGTAAATGCAACTGGCGAAGCTGTTTATTTAGATTTTGCAACTGCGATACAACGTTATGGTATTGAACAAGCAAAAATTCATAATATTGAAAATGCTTCTGCAGACAAATTATATGATTTAGGCGCTGCTATTGTTAAAGAAAAATACGGAAATCTTTTCCAGATGTACGAAAAAATCGTAGATCAAGATCCGTACAAAACACCAATGATGATTTACCCTGCGGTTCACTATACTATGGGTGGTGTTTGGGTAGATTACAATTTAATGACTACTGTTGAAGGTTTATACTGTATTGGTGAAGCTAACTTTTCTGATCATGGTGCAAACAGACTTGGAGCTTCTGCTTTAATGCAAGGTTTAGCCGATGGTTATTTTGTACTGCCTTATACGATTGGTGATTATCTTTCTCATGAAATTAGAACAGGAAAAATTCCAACTAATACTCCTGAATTTGATGAGGCTGAAAAATCAGTAACGGATAAAATTGATTTCTTTATCAATAATAAAGGAGAGCATTCAGTTGATTATTACCATAAGAAATTAGGTAAAATTATGTGGGATAAATGTGGAATGTCTCGTAATGCAGAAGGTTTAAAAGAGGCAATGGTTGAAATTAAAGCGTTGCGCGAAGATTTCTACAAAAATGTAAGTGTTCCAGGAACATCTAACGAATTAAATGCTGAACTTGAAAAAGCAGGTCGTGTGGCTGATTTCTTAGAATTAGGAGAGTTATTTGCAAAAGATGCACTTGAACGAGAAGAATCTTGTGGCGGACACTTTAGAGAAGAGTCTGTTGAACTTGATGGCGAGCAACAAGGAGAAGCGAAACGTAATGACAAAGATTTTGCATTTGTTTCTGCTTGGGAATTTAAAGGCGAACCATCTGATGCTGTTTTACATAAAGAACAGTTAGAGTTTAAAGAGATAGAATTAAAACAAAGAAGTTATAAATAA